In Centropristis striata isolate RG_2023a ecotype Rhode Island chromosome 5, C.striata_1.0, whole genome shotgun sequence, a single genomic region encodes these proteins:
- the igfbp6b gene encoding insulin-like growth factor-binding protein 6b yields MPILSNLTTVVLLLIAHCGSWTGANRLGPFKVCPSCRDPLGAGRPPRDHTAAGSTSVLAQGEPCGVYTLSCAKGLRCVPPPREHSPLQALLQGRGICAKHSRTSPTERPHPTGPHPSHSGDIEKAPCRKLLNSVLRGLELTIFQSDRDIYIPNCDTRGFYRKKQCRSSKGMQRGHCWCVDELGTPVPSRASEDGTLPCDGE; encoded by the exons ATGCCTATCCTTTCTAACTTAACAACCGTTGTTTTGTTGCTGATTGCTCACTGCGGATCATGGACCGGGGCAAACCGCTTGGGCCCCTTCAAGGTCTGTCCCTCCTGCAGGGATCCACTGGGGGCAGGTCGGCCCCCCAGGGACCATACTGCTGCCGGCAGCACGTCAGTGCTGGCCCAGGGAGAGCCCTGTGGCGTGTACACGCTGAGCTGTGCCAAGGGGCTCCGCTGTGTGCCTCCACCTCGGGAGCATAGCCCCCTACAGGCTCTGTTGCAGGGAAGGGGCATCTGCGCCAAGCACAGCAGGACTAGTCCCACTGAGAGGCCCCACCCCACAG GTCCTCATCCCTCACACAGTGGTGACATTGAAAAA GCACCTTGCCGCAAGCTGCTCAATAGTGTCCTGAGGGGTCTGGAGCTGACAATTTTCCAGTCTGACCGTGACATCTATATACCCAACTGTGACACTCGTGGCTTCTACAGGAAAAAGCAG TGCCGCTCCTCCAAGGGCATGCAGCGTGGCCACTGCTGGTGCGTGGATGAACTCGGCACGCCTGTGCCCTCACGTGCCAGCGAAgatggtactttaccgtgtgACGGGGAGTGA